ATGCCGAACGGTTGCCGGTTGCCGGCGGCGGGCATCCGGAGCACGGCGCGCTCCGGTGAAGCGTCCACAACCTCGATGCCCATTCGCGCCGCGAGCTCGCCATGCCCGCGCGTTTCGTTGTCCAGGGCGGGCGAGCCTCCCGGCGCATTCGAGTTCATTCCGTTCTCCTGAGCGTCGTGGACGTGACGCGGAATCGGTGGCTGACGCGATCCTCGTGGAGCACGGCGTGATCACCTTCGTCGGAGCGGGCTTCTGCTGCCCTGTCAGCGGGACAGCACGTGCACTCCCGCTTCGCGCACTTCCCTGATTCCTTCAACGCGCGACGAAGTGGAGCAGCGATACGGCGGATCCCGATGCGTGGTCGCCGCGGGCTGAACGAACTGTATCGGGCCGGGGTGGGGTCCCACCCCGCCCGGGGGGTCGGGCCGCGGGATCGCTTGCCCCGCGGCCCGTCCATCGACGCACTTGCCGGAGATCAGGTCCTATATCCGATCGGTGTGAGGAGCTCCAGCATGTACGGCAGGCGGACGCGCGCGCCCCTCAGGCCGAGATCTGCTCTCCGTCGGTCGGGGCCAGCGAGCCTTCTCCGCGTCCTCGTGAGCGGAACGCGAACCAGGCGACGAGCGCCCCGACGAGCACCCCGACCGCGAGGATCGTGTACATCACTCGCGGCGCGGAGAGGAGCATAGGCGTCCACAGGGCGAGGGCCGCTGCGACCACGCGTGCGGCGGCGATGATCGCCCCCTGTGCCGAAGATCGAAGCAGTGTCGGGAAGGACTCCTGCGTCCAGACTTTCATGATGCCCTCGAAAGCGAAGGCCGCGCCGAATCCGAAGAGCAGCTGCGCGACGAGAACTGTGGCCAGGCTGAATCCGAGGAGAGCGGGAACCGCGAACGCGGCGGTCAGGCTGATGACTCCGAAACCGAAGAACAGCATGCGCCGACGACCGTCGACGATCCGCATGAACCAGATGGCAAGAACGATCGACACGGGCAGGGTCAACAAGGAGATGAGCGAACTCTGCTGCACCGTGAGGCCGACGACGTTGACATTGACGTAGGTGCCGAACTGGCCCTTCGTGTTCGCCGCCAGATTGGTGAGCGAGTAGAACACCAGAAGGCTCAGGAAGGCCACCAAGAGATCCTTGCGCTTGAAGATATCCCGGATACGAGCAGTGCGAGCGCGGTAGGTGGCCACGCCCGATTCGCGCTCCGTGCGCGCCTGCTTCCATTCGGACGACTCAGGGAGCCTGAGGCGCAGAATGAGCACCACGAAAGACGCCAGTGCCACATGGCCGAAAACGATCTGGCCGCCCAGGGAACCCATGCCGCCGATGACGAGCTGCAGCGCATACGTGGCGATGATGCCCGAGTACCACAACACTTGCGACAGGCCGACGAGTTTGCCACGGTTGGAGTCGTCTGACGCCTCGGCGATCGTCGCGAGCGAAACCGGCAGGTCGGCGCCGCATCCCAGACCGACAGCGATGACGCCGATGAGCATCAGAGCGAAGTTCGGCGCGAAAACGAGGCCGGTGGCTCCCAGGAAGATGAGGACCATCGTCGCGAGGAAGACTCCTCTGCGGCCGAACCGGTCGCCGAGTCCGCCGCCGACGAACGCACCGACGGCGATGGCGAGAGTCAGCGCCGACGACAGAATGCCGATCTGCGCAGGATCGAGAATGCCCGCGCCCTGATAGAGCACGAGTGCGGTGCCTGTGCCGACGATCGCGGCCGCGTCGATGTACGACGCCATCCCCGCGATCGAAGCGACTCGCCAGGGGGTCGGTGTGCTGCGAACCATCGCTTGTTCTCCTTTGAATAGCTTGCCAGACAGCAAGTAGCGTCTTGTGGGGATGGTATAGTGTCGTGAGGCAACTACACAAGCTCGAAGGAGCAGGATCGGAGTCGATCATGTCGATTGAGGAGCTGTCGTTCCAGATGGCCGCACCCCCTGAGGGCGCGCTGCCCGACGTGCGCTGGTGGCTTGCCGGTGGATCTCACACGGATGAAACTCTGCGACGTGAGGTCGCCGATATGCGACTCGCCGGTTTCGGTGGGGTCGAGTTCCTGGCGATGGAGGAGGAAGGCGTCGATGATGCCCGCTACGGCTGGGGCTCTGAAGAGTGGGCGCACAGTTCGCAGCTCGTGGTTGACGCCGCGAATGAACACGGCATGTCCGTCTCATTCACCTCGGGAACGAATTGGGCCCATGCCAATCTGCCCGACCTCGACCCGTCCGATACGGCGACATCGCAGGAACTGAACGCGTCGGTAGAACTCCTCGACGGCGTGAGTCGACGCGGGCCGCTCCGGCGAGCGAAGTACGTCGACGGACCGGACGCTCACAAGGAACCGTCGTCGCAGACGCTCGTGGCCGTGGTGGCGGCTCGCGTGTCGGGACGCACCGATCGAGGGTGGTCCCTCGATCTCGATTCGATCGTCGATCTCACCGCCGATGCGGGTGACGGGGCGCTCACCTGGACGCCGCCTGCCGGAGAATGGGCGCTCTTCTCCTTTTGGATGCATGGAACCGGGCAGACCGCCGAGCCCTCGGTGACCGTGAACCGGGCCGTGAACTACGTGGATCCGGATGGCTTCGAGGCGGTCATGCAGTACTGGGACCGGGAGGTGCTCACCCCCGCGATGCGCGAGTCCTTGGCGGGCAACCGTCACCCGCAGATGTACATGGACTCTCTCGAGCTGCGGACCTACGGGTGGGGTGGTCTGCTGTGGGGCCACTCTTTCGTCGAGGAGTTCCGCGTCCGTCGCGGCTATGACGTGCGTCCTTGGCTGCCGTTCCTCGTGCGAACGAATTCGCTCATGGCGGTGCACACGCAGCCTCGCAACGAGCCGACGGTGCCCGCGGTGCAGGTCGAGAAGGTACGGCATGACTACGCGGAGACACTCACCGACCTCTACATCGAGAATGTCCTGCGGCCGTTCCGCGCATTCCTGCACGCACGCGGCATTGGGCTGCGGGCCGAGATCTCCTACGGAGCGCCCTACGAGCTGACGCGCCCGGGGCCTGAGGTCGACGGGGTCGAGACCGAGTCCTTGGAGTTCGGTTCGCAGATCGACGGATACCGCCTGCTGTCTGCGCCGGCGCACCTGTTCGGTCGCGTGTTCTCCTCTGAAACCGGGGCGACGCCGAAGAACCATGTGCTGGATCACCGTTTCTACGACCAGATCATCGCCACGCAGCTCGCCGCCGGGGTGACCCGGACTGTGATGCACGGGTGGGCGAGCCCGGCCGGCCCTGCCGATCACACGCAGTGGCCGGGACACGAAGGGATGTGGCCGGCCTTCTCCGAGCGCTTCGACACGCGCCAGCCTTCCACTGAATTCTCGGCCCTGTGGGCGCAGGCCCTTTCGCGCGTGCAACACGTCCTGGGCCGCGGAAGGCCGCGAGTCGATGTCGGCATCGTCCGCACGGGGCACTACACCGACAACTTCGTGGGCCTGAGCTTCATGAAGGACGGGCTTCCTGCCGACGTCGAAGAGGCCTACGGGCGGATGGGGATGCGAGATCGCGTCAACTTCTGGTGGCAGGACATGGCGCTGCAGGATGCCGGCTGGACCTACGAGTTCCTGGATGGTGCTCTGCTCACGCATCCGGATGTGCACGCCGACGGCGTGAGTGTTCAGGAGTCGGGGCCAGGCTACCGGGCGCTGATCGTCTTCCAGGAGACTTTAGCGGTCGAGCCCGCGAAGGAACTGCTCCGTCTGGCCGAAGCGGGATTGCCTATCGTCTTCGTGGACGGAGCGCGGGAGCTGGTCTGCTTGACGCGGGACGAGTTCCGCGGTCATCTTGCCGCAGCCGTGCGAACCCCTGGTCTGGATGGGCGGGATGGCGAGTTGGCCGCCACCGTCACGCGCATCAAATCGCTCCCGAACGTGCGGGTCGCCGCCGAGCCGTCTCGCACGCTCCCTCTCCTGCGCGAACTCGGCGTCGAATCGCAGACCGAGATCGTTGCCGGAACACCGACCTTCCTCACTCGCATCCGCGAGGAGGGGAACCTCTTGCACCTGTACGTCTACAACTATCGCTACCTGGAAACCCACGACTCCGCGGTGACCGTCCGTGTTCCCGCTGAAGGAGATGTCTTCCGCCACGATCTCTGGCAGGGCACGCTGCGCGGCTGGGGCAATGCCCGCTCCGAAAACGGCTCTACGGACGTGACCGTCACGCTCGCGCCTGGTGAGTCGGCGCTGTTCACGATCGACCGGAGTGCTCCGGGGCAGGTCATCGCTCGACCCGAGGAGGCAGTCGAGCTGGCAGTCATCACGCGGTGGAGGATCCGGGTGGAGAGCTGGGACGCCGGATCAGGGGAGACTCTCACAGAGGATCGGGGCCTCGGCTACCGGACCCACGAGTTCCGGCCGACGACCGCGGTCGAGGTGATCGAGTGTGGCGTCAGCAGTCTCGCCCCTTGGCATTCGCTGCCAGAGGTGGGCCCGGAGGTTTCCGGTGTAGGCCAGTACGACGCGACGTTCGCTGTCGATGAGAGTCGGGACGAGGCGGGGCGGATTCTGCTCGATCTCGGATCGACTTGCGGCGGGCTGGGTTCGGTGTCCGTCAACGGGGGCCCGCGCCGAGGCTTCGACACCTCCCGCCCGATCGTCGAC
The sequence above is a segment of the Microbacterium sp. Root553 genome. Coding sequences within it:
- a CDS encoding MFS transporter, with the translated sequence MVRSTPTPWRVASIAGMASYIDAAAIVGTGTALVLYQGAGILDPAQIGILSSALTLAIAVGAFVGGGLGDRFGRRGVFLATMVLIFLGATGLVFAPNFALMLIGVIAVGLGCGADLPVSLATIAEASDDSNRGKLVGLSQVLWYSGIIATYALQLVIGGMGSLGGQIVFGHVALASFVVLILRLRLPESSEWKQARTERESGVATYRARTARIRDIFKRKDLLVAFLSLLVFYSLTNLAANTKGQFGTYVNVNVVGLTVQQSSLISLLTLPVSIVLAIWFMRIVDGRRRMLFFGFGVISLTAAFAVPALLGFSLATVLVAQLLFGFGAAFAFEGIMKVWTQESFPTLLRSSAQGAIIAAARVVAAALALWTPMLLSAPRVMYTILAVGVLVGALVAWFAFRSRGRGEGSLAPTDGEQISA
- a CDS encoding glycosyl hydrolase, whose translation is MSIEELSFQMAAPPEGALPDVRWWLAGGSHTDETLRREVADMRLAGFGGVEFLAMEEEGVDDARYGWGSEEWAHSSQLVVDAANEHGMSVSFTSGTNWAHANLPDLDPSDTATSQELNASVELLDGVSRRGPLRRAKYVDGPDAHKEPSSQTLVAVVAARVSGRTDRGWSLDLDSIVDLTADAGDGALTWTPPAGEWALFSFWMHGTGQTAEPSVTVNRAVNYVDPDGFEAVMQYWDREVLTPAMRESLAGNRHPQMYMDSLELRTYGWGGLLWGHSFVEEFRVRRGYDVRPWLPFLVRTNSLMAVHTQPRNEPTVPAVQVEKVRHDYAETLTDLYIENVLRPFRAFLHARGIGLRAEISYGAPYELTRPGPEVDGVETESLEFGSQIDGYRLLSAPAHLFGRVFSSETGATPKNHVLDHRFYDQIIATQLAAGVTRTVMHGWASPAGPADHTQWPGHEGMWPAFSERFDTRQPSTEFSALWAQALSRVQHVLGRGRPRVDVGIVRTGHYTDNFVGLSFMKDGLPADVEEAYGRMGMRDRVNFWWQDMALQDAGWTYEFLDGALLTHPDVHADGVSVQESGPGYRALIVFQETLAVEPAKELLRLAEAGLPIVFVDGARELVCLTRDEFRGHLAAAVRTPGLDGRDGELAATVTRIKSLPNVRVAAEPSRTLPLLRELGVESQTEIVAGTPTFLTRIREEGNLLHLYVYNYRYLETHDSAVTVRVPAEGDVFRHDLWQGTLRGWGNARSENGSTDVTVTLAPGESALFTIDRSAPGQVIARPEEAVELAVITRWRIRVESWDAGSGETLTEDRGLGYRTHEFRPTTAVEVIECGVSSLAPWHSLPEVGPEVSGVGQYDATFAVDESRDEAGRILLDLGSTCGGLGSVSVNGGPRRGFDTSRPIVDITDDVRAGPNSVVVRVSSSLNNRLLARGYYDGIPDRPAMRVGVERSVPTSVRPYGLIGPVRVMAEKPSLR